In Leuconostocaceae bacterium ESL0723, the following proteins share a genomic window:
- the rplN gene encoding 50S ribosomal protein L14: MIQQESRLKVADNSGAREILTIKVLGGSGRKFAGVGDMIVATVKQAIPGGNVKKGDVVKAVIVRTVSDVRRTDGSYINFDENAAVIVKDDKQPVGTRIFGPVARELRDGEYMRIVSLAPEVL, encoded by the coding sequence ATGATTCAACAAGAGAGTCGTTTAAAAGTGGCTGATAACTCCGGTGCACGGGAAATCTTGACGATTAAAGTGCTCGGTGGCTCTGGCCGTAAATTTGCTGGTGTCGGTGACATGATTGTTGCGACTGTTAAGCAAGCGATTCCTGGTGGTAACGTCAAGAAGGGTGATGTCGTTAAGGCGGTCATCGTCCGGACTGTTTCTGACGTTCGCCGTACCGATGGTTCATACATCAACTTTGATGAAAACGCTGCCGTAATCGTTAAGGATGACAAGCAGCCCGTTGGTACCCGTATCTTTGGCCCAGTTGCGCGTGAATTGCGTGACGGCGAATACATGCGGATTGTTTCTTTGGCACCAGAAGTGCTCTAA
- a CDS encoding ABC transporter permease has translation MKTRNQMKTRISWTYLIFYGGWLLLFVIAPLLLLLWQSLNTGSGHLSLDNYGQFFTSGLYLTMAFNSVWYAFLITLVTLLISYPTAYFISQLKHQQFWLLLVILPTWINLLLKTYAFIGLLSHNGVVNSLMAGLGLGSHQLLFTNWSFMLVAAYIEIPFMILPIFNALTEIDPLLSRASQDLGASKWQTWRKVTLPLSMPGVKAGIQAVFIPSLSLFMVTRLIGGNRVITLGTAIEEHFLVTQNWGLGSTIGMILIFAMVIAMILTRDRRKS, from the coding sequence ATGAAGACGAGAAACCAGATGAAAACTAGAATTTCGTGGACCTACCTAATCTTTTACGGCGGTTGGCTCCTCTTATTTGTGATTGCCCCGCTCCTGCTCTTGCTATGGCAGTCGCTAAATACCGGTAGTGGCCACCTGTCCTTGGACAACTACGGCCAGTTCTTTACTAGTGGCCTCTATTTAACGATGGCCTTTAACTCGGTTTGGTATGCCTTTTTGATTACCTTGGTGACCTTGCTGATTAGCTACCCAACGGCCTACTTTATTAGTCAGTTAAAGCATCAGCAGTTCTGGCTGCTCTTAGTCATCCTGCCCACCTGGATTAATCTCTTGCTAAAGACCTACGCCTTTATTGGCCTGCTATCCCACAACGGGGTGGTGAACAGTCTGATGGCTGGGCTGGGTCTGGGTAGTCACCAGTTGCTCTTTACGAATTGGAGCTTCATGTTAGTGGCGGCTTACATTGAGATTCCCTTTATGATTTTGCCAATTTTCAATGCCCTGACTGAAATTGACCCGCTCTTGTCCCGGGCGAGTCAAGATTTGGGCGCTAGCAAGTGGCAGACTTGGCGTAAGGTGACCCTGCCCCTGTCCATGCCCGGGGTTAAGGCCGGCATCCAGGCCGTCTTTATCCCCAGCCTGTCACTCTTCATGGTTACCCGCCTGATTGGTGGTAACCGGGTGATTACCCTGGGAACGGCCATCGAAGAGCATTTCCTAGTAACCCAGAACTGGGGACTGGGATCAACGATTGGCATGATCTTGATTTTTGCCATGGTGATTGCCATGATTTTGACCCGTGATCGGCGTAAGTCTTAA
- the rpsQ gene encoding 30S ribosomal protein S17, with product MSEERNARKVLRGRVVSDKMDKTITVAIETYVTHPVYGKRVRYTKKFKAHDEKNVAKQGDFVEIMETRPLSATKHFRLVKVIEEAVVL from the coding sequence ATGAGTGAAGAACGTAATGCTCGTAAGGTTTTGCGTGGACGCGTTGTTTCAGACAAGATGGATAAAACCATTACGGTTGCCATCGAAACCTATGTAACGCACCCAGTCTACGGAAAGCGAGTTCGCTACACGAAGAAGTTCAAGGCCCATGATGAAAAGAACGTTGCCAAGCAAGGTGACTTTGTTGAAATCATGGAAACTCGTCCTCTGTCTGCAACTAAGCACTTCCGTTTGGTTAAGGTAATTGAAGAGGCTGTTGTCCTTTAA
- a CDS encoding ABC transporter ATP-binding protein, producing the protein MTETKTPIIAFDQVDLSFGDTQVLKDIDFQIEVGKFYTLLGPSGSGKSTILKLISGQLEPTSGDVLFEGQVMNDWPAEKRPVNTVFQNYALFPNMNVFDNVAFGPRLKHLSAAATKAKVADMLHLVKLDDYSDREINELSGGQQQRVAIARALANDPEVLLLDEPLSALDYKLRKDMQGELRHIQKELGITFIFVTHDQEEALAMSDWIFVMNDGIIQQNGTPEDIYDEPINHFVANFIGESNIVPGIMKEDYLAHFVGKDFENVDAGMRPNERVEVVLRPEDLDLTNVEDGKLVVTILEQSFRGDYYEVQAVDDDGNYWQVQTTNSSPVGERVGLTFDPEDIHIMRFNESEDDFDARLEQYEDEKPDEN; encoded by the coding sequence GTGACAGAGACTAAGACACCTATCATTGCCTTTGACCAGGTGGACCTTTCTTTTGGGGATACCCAGGTCCTAAAGGATATTGATTTTCAGATTGAGGTCGGTAAGTTTTACACCCTGCTGGGCCCTTCGGGATCTGGGAAATCAACGATTTTAAAGCTAATTTCCGGGCAGCTGGAACCAACTAGCGGCGACGTTTTATTTGAGGGACAGGTGATGAATGACTGGCCAGCCGAGAAACGGCCGGTCAACACCGTCTTTCAAAACTATGCCCTCTTTCCTAATATGAATGTCTTTGACAACGTGGCCTTTGGTCCCCGGTTAAAGCACCTTAGTGCGGCGGCAACCAAGGCCAAGGTGGCCGATATGCTCCATTTGGTGAAGTTGGATGATTACTCTGACCGGGAAATCAATGAGCTTTCCGGTGGACAGCAGCAACGAGTGGCCATTGCCCGGGCCCTGGCCAACGACCCGGAGGTCTTGCTCTTAGATGAACCCTTGTCCGCCCTGGATTACAAACTCCGCAAGGACATGCAGGGCGAACTGCGCCATATTCAAAAGGAATTGGGTATCACCTTTATCTTTGTGACCCATGACCAGGAGGAGGCCCTGGCCATGTCGGATTGGATCTTTGTCATGAATGATGGCATTATCCAGCAAAATGGGACGCCAGAAGACATCTATGATGAACCAATCAACCACTTTGTCGCGAACTTTATCGGTGAGAGTAACATTGTGCCCGGAATCATGAAGGAAGATTACCTGGCCCACTTTGTCGGTAAGGACTTTGAAAACGTGGATGCTGGCATGCGTCCTAATGAACGGGTGGAAGTGGTTTTGCGGCCTGAAGACCTGGACTTGACTAATGTTGAGGATGGCAAGTTAGTGGTAACCATCCTGGAACAATCTTTCCGGGGGGACTACTACGAAGTCCAGGCCGTTGATGATGACGGGAACTACTGGCAGGTCCAAACGACCAATTCCAGTCCGGTCGGTGAACGGGTGGGGTTGACCTTTGACCCAGAGGACATCCACATTATGCGTTTCAACGAGTCTGAAGACGACTTCGATGCCCGGCTGGAACAGTATGAAGACGAGAAACCAGATGAAAACTAG
- the rplD gene encoding 50S ribosomal protein L4, which yields MTKVAVLKQDGSKAADLDLNDAVFAIEPNNAVITDAVLMQRASMRQGTHAVKNRSAVSGGGKKPWKQKGTGRARQGSIRSPQWRGGGIVFGPTPRSYAYRINRKAYQLALRSALSQKVADGNLVVVDALSFDQPKTQEFQKVLGNLSIDSKALVILDEANENAARSARNLANVQVTDAKGVNVLDVVNADKLVVVQSAIEEIQGGLA from the coding sequence ATGACTAAAGTTGCTGTATTAAAGCAAGATGGTAGCAAGGCTGCTGATTTGGACTTAAACGATGCAGTCTTTGCCATCGAACCCAACAACGCCGTGATTACTGATGCGGTTTTGATGCAACGTGCTTCAATGCGTCAGGGAACTCACGCAGTCAAGAACCGCTCAGCGGTTTCTGGTGGTGGTAAGAAGCCTTGGAAGCAAAAGGGTACTGGTCGTGCCCGTCAGGGTTCAATCCGTTCACCACAGTGGCGTGGCGGTGGAATTGTCTTCGGACCAACTCCACGTTCATACGCTTACCGTATCAACCGCAAGGCCTACCAGTTGGCTTTGCGTTCAGCCCTTTCACAAAAGGTTGCTGACGGTAATTTGGTAGTGGTCGATGCCTTGTCATTTGACCAGCCAAAGACCCAGGAATTCCAAAAGGTTCTGGGTAACCTTTCAATCGATTCAAAGGCCTTGGTTATCTTGGATGAAGCTAACGAAAACGCAGCCCGCTCTGCTCGTAACTTAGCTAATGTCCAGGTAACGGATGCCAAGGGTGTTAATGTCTTAGATGTTGTGAACGCCGACAAGCTGGTGGTTGTTCAATCAGCAATCGAAGAAATCCAAGGAGGTCTAGCCTAA
- the rplE gene encoding 50S ribosomal protein L5 produces the protein MANSLKEKYVNEVQPALIKKFDFTSPMQAPKLEKIVLNMGVGDAVSNSKNLDEAVEELKLIAGQQPVITRAKKSIAGFRLREGMAIGTKVTLRGERMYDFLDKLINISLPRVRDFHGVSPKAFDGRGNYTLGIREQLIFPEIDFDQVNRVRGLDIVIVTTAPDDEQGHALLADLGMPFAK, from the coding sequence ATGGCAAATAGTTTAAAAGAAAAATATGTTAATGAAGTTCAACCTGCTTTGATCAAAAAGTTTGATTTTACTTCACCAATGCAAGCACCCAAGCTTGAGAAGATTGTCTTAAACATGGGTGTTGGTGATGCCGTTTCAAACTCAAAGAACTTGGATGAAGCGGTTGAGGAATTGAAGTTGATTGCTGGTCAGCAGCCAGTAATCACTCGGGCAAAGAAGTCAATCGCCGGTTTCCGTCTCCGTGAGGGTATGGCAATCGGAACCAAGGTTACTTTGCGTGGCGAGCGGATGTATGATTTCTTGGACAAGTTGATTAACATCTCACTGCCCCGTGTCCGTGATTTCCACGGTGTATCTCCTAAGGCCTTCGATGGTCGTGGAAACTACACCCTGGGTATCCGGGAACAGTTGATCTTCCCAGAAATTGATTTTGACCAAGTTAACCGTGTGCGTGGTTTGGATATCGTTATCGTAACCACAGCACCCGATGATGAACAAGGCCACGCCTTACTAGCTGACCTGGGCATGCCATTTGCCAAGTAA
- the rpsJ gene encoding 30S ribosomal protein S10, translated as MAQKKIRIRLKAYEHRILDQSADKIVETAKRTGAEIAGPIPLPTERTLYTVLSSPHKYKDAREQFEMRTHKRLIDIVEPTDKTVDALRKLELPSGVAIEIKL; from the coding sequence ATGGCACAAAAGAAAATCCGTATCCGCTTGAAGGCATACGAACACCGCATTTTAGACCAATCAGCAGATAAGATTGTTGAGACGGCTAAGCGTACTGGTGCAGAAATCGCCGGTCCAATTCCTTTGCCTACTGAGCGCACACTTTACACGGTGTTGAGCTCACCACACAAGTATAAGGATGCCCGTGAACAGTTCGAAATGCGGACGCACAAGCGTTTGATCGATATTGTGGAACCTACTGACAAGACAGTTGACGCCCTGCGTAAGCTGGAATTGCCATCGGGTGTTGCAATCGAAATCAAGCTCTAA
- the rplX gene encoding 50S ribosomal protein L24: MFVKTGDKVRVIAGKDKGKEGTVTKTVAAKDRVVVEGVNIVKKHQKPSNEYPQGGVIDIEAPIHVSNVQLLDPSTNEPTRVGFKIEDGKKVRVAKKSGKVLG; encoded by the coding sequence ATGTTTGTAAAAACAGGTGATAAGGTTCGCGTAATTGCCGGCAAGGACAAGGGTAAGGAAGGTACGGTTACTAAGACTGTGGCTGCCAAGGACCGTGTTGTTGTCGAAGGCGTGAACATCGTTAAGAAGCATCAAAAGCCTTCTAACGAATATCCACAGGGTGGTGTCATCGACATCGAGGCACCTATCCATGTGTCAAACGTGCAATTGCTGGACCCTTCAACCAACGAACCTACTCGGGTTGGTTTCAAGATTGAAGACGGCAAGAAGGTACGTGTTGCTAAGAAGTCTGGTAAGGTACTGGGCTAA
- a CDS encoding ABC transporter permease: MSQFKWSHLYLWVVFALLYLPIGFLIVYSFNSGDVMQGWQGFSWSHYQELLGDAHLLEIVLDTLVLALLSSTLATAIGTMGALWIDRQPRELTKNFLLSLNNILLVSPDVIIGASFLILFTALGFSLGFVSVLLAHIAFSIPIVVLMVLPRLREMNQSLIAAARDLGANSWQVLSQIVLPVIFPGILAGFFMAFTYSLDDFAVTFFVTGNGFTTLSVEIYSRARQGVSLEINALSTMMFLVSLLLVLCYYLIALRPKKPAAARRRRQEANS, translated from the coding sequence ATGTCTCAATTTAAATGGTCCCACCTCTATCTCTGGGTGGTTTTTGCCCTCCTGTATTTGCCGATTGGCTTTCTAATCGTTTACTCCTTTAATAGTGGGGATGTGATGCAGGGCTGGCAGGGCTTTTCCTGGTCACACTACCAGGAGCTGCTGGGGGATGCCCACCTGTTAGAAATTGTCCTGGACACTCTGGTCCTGGCGCTCTTGTCCTCGACCCTGGCGACCGCGATTGGTACCATGGGCGCGCTGTGGATTGATCGCCAACCCCGGGAGCTGACCAAAAACTTCCTCCTGTCCTTGAATAATATCCTGCTGGTTTCGCCAGATGTCATCATTGGCGCTTCCTTTTTGATCCTCTTTACGGCCCTTGGCTTTTCGCTGGGCTTTGTCTCAGTCCTGCTGGCCCACATTGCCTTTAGTATTCCAATTGTGGTGCTGATGGTTCTACCGAGACTGCGGGAAATGAACCAGAGCCTGATTGCGGCTGCCCGAGATTTGGGTGCTAACAGTTGGCAGGTTCTGTCGCAGATTGTCCTACCGGTTATTTTTCCCGGTATTTTGGCCGGCTTCTTCATGGCCTTTACCTATTCCCTGGATGATTTTGCCGTGACCTTCTTTGTGACTGGCAATGGCTTTACCACCTTGTCAGTTGAAATATATTCCCGGGCCCGTCAAGGGGTTAGTCTGGAAATTAACGCCCTGTCAACGATGATGTTCCTGGTTTCCCTTCTGCTGGTTCTGTGCTACTACCTGATTGCCCTGCGACCTAAAAAGCCAGCGGCTGCCCGGCGGCGTCGACAGGAGGCAAATTCATGA
- the rpmC gene encoding 50S ribosomal protein L29, which produces MTKANEFKALSLEDLQKREAEFKEELFNLRFQLATGQLENTARISKVRKDIARVKTVIRAQELAQANK; this is translated from the coding sequence ATGACAAAAGCAAACGAATTTAAGGCTTTGTCACTTGAGGATTTGCAGAAGCGCGAAGCCGAATTCAAGGAAGAATTGTTCAACCTGCGTTTTCAGTTAGCCACTGGTCAGCTGGAAAACACGGCCCGCATTTCAAAAGTTCGTAAGGACATTGCCCGGGTAAAGACGGTTATCCGTGCCCAAGAATTGGCGCAAGCCAACAAATAA
- the rplC gene encoding 50S ribosomal protein L3: MTKGILGRKVGMTQVFTESGELIAVTAVEATPNVVLQVKNAETDGYSALQLGYQDKRAVLSNKPEQGHAEKANTAPKRYIREVRDAEGEYNVGDKIGVDTFQAGEYVDVTGTTKGHGFQGAIKKLGQSRGPMTHGSRYHRRPGSMGAIINRVFPGKLLPGRMGNNKRTMQNIAIVHVDPENNILLLKGNVPGANKSLLTIKSTVKVNAKHPEIKMAGTQAPAADSEEA; the protein is encoded by the coding sequence ATGACTAAAGGTATCTTAGGCCGCAAAGTCGGTATGACTCAGGTTTTCACAGAATCTGGTGAGTTGATTGCCGTGACTGCAGTTGAAGCTACGCCCAACGTCGTTTTGCAAGTAAAGAATGCAGAAACTGACGGATACAGCGCTCTCCAACTCGGTTACCAAGACAAGCGCGCCGTTTTGTCAAACAAACCTGAACAAGGCCACGCTGAAAAAGCGAACACGGCCCCTAAGCGCTACATTCGTGAAGTCCGTGATGCGGAAGGCGAGTATAACGTGGGGGACAAGATTGGGGTTGACACTTTCCAAGCCGGAGAATATGTCGACGTCACTGGAACGACTAAGGGACATGGTTTCCAAGGTGCAATTAAGAAGCTTGGCCAGTCTCGTGGTCCTATGACCCACGGTTCTCGTTACCACCGTCGCCCAGGTTCAATGGGTGCCATCATTAACCGGGTATTCCCCGGTAAGCTCCTGCCAGGACGTATGGGTAACAACAAGCGCACGATGCAAAACATTGCCATCGTCCACGTTGATCCCGAAAACAACATCTTGTTGCTCAAGGGTAATGTCCCTGGTGCCAACAAGTCACTTTTGACCATTAAGTCAACCGTTAAGGTTAACGCTAAGCACCCTGAAATCAAGATGGCTGGTACGCAAGCACCTGCTGCTGATTCAGAAGAAGCTTAA
- the rplB gene encoding 50S ribosomal protein L2, whose amino-acid sequence MAIKKYKPTSNGRRNMTTSDFSEITKSTPEKSLLAKKSKTGARNSSGRTTVRHHGGGHKQAYRIIDFKRIKDNKTATVKAIEYDPNRSANIALLTYEDGIKTYILAPKGLTVGTVVQSGPEADIKVGNALPLSAIPEGTLIHNIELKPGKGGQLARSAGASAQILGRDGKYTIVRLTSGEVRLVLSTNRATIGEVGNAEHSLINWGKAGRNRWRGKRPHVRGSVMNPNDHPHGGGEGKAPVGLPSPLSPWGKKTVGKKTRDNKKNSTKFIIRGRKKSK is encoded by the coding sequence TTGGCTATCAAGAAGTACAAGCCAACAAGTAACGGTCGTCGTAACATGACTACTTCTGATTTCTCAGAAATCACTAAGTCAACGCCCGAAAAGAGCTTGTTGGCCAAGAAGTCAAAGACGGGTGCCCGTAACTCGTCTGGTCGCACGACTGTTCGCCACCACGGTGGTGGGCACAAGCAGGCTTACCGTATTATTGACTTTAAGCGTATTAAGGACAATAAGACGGCCACGGTTAAGGCAATCGAATACGATCCTAACCGTAGCGCTAACATCGCCTTGCTAACTTATGAAGATGGTATTAAGACTTATATCTTGGCGCCTAAGGGCCTGACGGTCGGCACGGTTGTGCAGTCCGGACCCGAAGCCGACATCAAGGTTGGTAATGCTTTGCCATTGAGCGCTATCCCTGAAGGTACTTTGATTCACAACATCGAATTGAAGCCTGGTAAGGGTGGACAGCTGGCTCGTTCAGCTGGTGCTTCAGCCCAGATTTTGGGACGTGATGGTAAGTACACCATCGTCCGTTTGACTTCTGGTGAAGTTCGTTTGGTGCTTTCAACTAACCGGGCAACCATCGGTGAAGTTGGTAACGCTGAGCACTCATTGATTAACTGGGGTAAGGCTGGTCGTAACCGTTGGCGTGGAAAGCGCCCACACGTTCGTGGATCAGTTATGAACCCTAACGATCACCCCCACGGTGGAGGTGAAGGTAAGGCACCTGTTGGTTTGCCAAGTCCTTTGTCACCATGGGGTAAGAAGACTGTTGGTAAGAAGACTCGCGATAACAAGAAGAACTCAACTAAGTTCATCATTCGTGGTCGTAAGAAGAGTAAGTAA
- the rplW gene encoding 50S ribosomal protein L23 — translation MDAHDIIRRPIITEATMAQTENKRYVFEVDTRATKPEIKKALEQIFDVKIAGLNTANVRGKKKRQGRYVGYTRKLKKATVTLAADSKDIEIFNEG, via the coding sequence ATGGATGCACACGATATCATTCGTCGCCCAATCATCACCGAAGCAACCATGGCGCAAACTGAAAACAAGCGTTATGTCTTCGAAGTTGATACTCGGGCCACTAAACCTGAAATTAAGAAAGCCTTGGAACAAATCTTTGATGTGAAGATTGCCGGTCTAAACACTGCCAATGTTCGCGGTAAGAAGAAGCGCCAAGGTCGTTACGTCGGCTACACTCGTAAGTTGAAGAAGGCCACGGTAACACTTGCAGCTGACTCGAAAGATATTGAAATCTTTAACGAGGGTTAA
- the rpsC gene encoding 30S ribosomal protein S3, whose product MGQKINPTGFRVGVIRDWDAKWFADKADFSKQLLEDLRIRKFIAKNLADASVDRVEIERSTKSRIDIVIHTAKPGMVIGKGGSEVEKLRTQLAKLTDKDQKGRPKRVFINIVEIKKPDLSAHLVGEQVVGDLERRIAFRRAMRGAIQRSRRAGAKGIKIMVSGRLNGADIARIEQYTEGTVPLHTLRADIDYSWDEAKTAYGNLGIKTWIYRGDVLPKKKNK is encoded by the coding sequence ATGGGTCAAAAGATTAACCCTACTGGATTCCGAGTTGGCGTTATTCGCGACTGGGATGCAAAGTGGTTCGCTGATAAGGCTGACTTTTCTAAGCAACTTTTAGAAGACTTGCGGATTCGTAAGTTCATTGCCAAGAACTTGGCCGATGCCTCAGTAGACCGCGTTGAAATTGAGCGTAGTACCAAGTCTCGGATTGACATTGTCATCCACACTGCTAAGCCAGGAATGGTGATTGGTAAGGGTGGTTCCGAGGTTGAGAAGCTGCGGACTCAGTTGGCTAAGCTGACTGACAAGGACCAAAAGGGTCGTCCAAAGCGCGTCTTTATCAACATCGTTGAAATTAAGAAGCCTGACCTTTCTGCCCACCTAGTTGGTGAGCAAGTGGTCGGCGATTTGGAACGCCGGATTGCCTTCCGTCGTGCTATGCGTGGTGCTATCCAGCGCTCACGCCGTGCCGGCGCTAAGGGTATCAAGATTATGGTATCTGGCCGTTTGAACGGGGCCGACATTGCCCGGATCGAACAGTACACTGAAGGTACGGTTCCTTTGCACACACTGCGGGCCGACATCGATTATTCATGGGATGAAGCCAAGACTGCCTATGGTAACTTGGGTATCAAAACTTGGATCTACCGCGGTGATGTGTTGCCAAAGAAGAAAAACAAGTAA
- the rpsS gene encoding 30S ribosomal protein S19 → MARSLKKGPFADPSLLKKIAAQADSEKKSVIKTWSRRSTIFPSFIGFTIAVYDGRKHVPVYVQEDMVGHKLGEFVPTRTFKGHKNDDKKTK, encoded by the coding sequence ATGGCTCGTAGTTTGAAAAAGGGACCATTTGCGGACCCAAGCTTGCTTAAGAAGATTGCTGCTCAAGCAGATTCTGAAAAGAAGTCAGTGATCAAGACTTGGTCACGTCGGTCAACAATTTTCCCAAGTTTTATTGGCTTTACTATCGCCGTCTATGACGGACGCAAGCACGTTCCCGTTTATGTTCAAGAAGATATGGTTGGACACAAGCTGGGTGAATTCGTACCAACTCGCACGTTCAAGGGACACAAGAACGACGACAAGAAGACTAAGTAA
- the rplV gene encoding 50S ribosomal protein L22, translated as MAEQVTSARATAKIVRVAPRKARLVLDTIRRKNVNEAYAILKFLPNTSTEDIYKVLNSAVANAENNFSLDREDLVVKEAFANEGPTLKRFRPRAKGSASRINKRTSHITIVVAEKEAK; from the coding sequence ATGGCTGAACAAGTTACATCAGCTCGCGCAACGGCCAAGATCGTCCGGGTGGCACCCCGTAAGGCCCGCCTGGTTCTTGATACTATCCGGCGCAAGAATGTTAACGAAGCATACGCAATTTTGAAGTTCCTACCTAATACTTCGACTGAAGATATTTACAAGGTTTTGAACTCAGCAGTTGCCAATGCTGAAAATAACTTTTCATTAGACCGTGAAGATTTAGTTGTTAAGGAAGCCTTTGCTAACGAAGGACCAACGCTTAAGCGTTTCCGTCCCCGTGCCAAGGGTTCTGCTTCACGTATCAACAAGCGCACCAGCCACATCACCATCGTGGTTGCTGAGAAGGAGGCAAAGTAA
- the rplP gene encoding 50S ribosomal protein L16: protein MLVPKRVKYRRVHRGHMRGEAKGGKTVAFGEYGLQATTSSWITNRQIEAARIAMTRYMKRGGKVWIKIFPHKSYTSKGVGVRMGNGKGSPEGWVAPVKRGKVMFEVGGVSKPVALEALRLAQYKLPVRTKIIAREAE, encoded by the coding sequence ATGTTAGTACCAAAGCGTGTTAAGTACCGCCGTGTTCACCGTGGCCACATGCGTGGTGAAGCTAAGGGTGGTAAGACGGTTGCTTTCGGTGAGTATGGCTTGCAAGCAACGACTTCAAGCTGGATTACCAACCGTCAAATTGAAGCTGCCCGTATTGCAATGACTCGTTATATGAAGCGTGGTGGTAAGGTTTGGATTAAGATCTTCCCTCACAAGTCGTATACTTCGAAGGGTGTTGGTGTTCGAATGGGTAACGGTAAGGGTTCACCTGAAGGTTGGGTAGCCCCCGTTAAGCGCGGTAAGGTAATGTTTGAAGTTGGTGGCGTTTCTAAGCCAGTTGCTTTGGAAGCATTGCGTCTTGCCCAGTACAAGTTGCCTGTTCGTACCAAGATTATTGCTCGGGAGGCTGAATAA
- a CDS encoding ABC transporter substrate-binding protein, with protein MRKILWSCLAIALAILGLLGLKTYIDYQSGDHVSGDKVLNFYNWGDYIDPDLLTKFTKETGYQVSYKTFDSNEAMYTKIKQGGTSYDLTVPSDYTVQKMAQEGLLEPLDHKRLTGLGNYDRQFMNLSFDRGNRYSVPYFWGTLGILYNSKKYSAQDVAHWDDLWQPKFKQQLMLVDSARDVLGFTLISQGKSVNDQSDADLAAAQGKLTSLMPNVKAIVADELKMYMAQGEANVGVTYSGEAAQAMQNNPDLRYLVPSEGSNEWFDNLVIPKNAKHKDAAYAFINFMSKPENAAQNAKYIGYATPNKKAYDLLPAATRNDQAFYPKQATLDRLQVYDSFNQTWTEKYNDAFLAFKMSRP; from the coding sequence ATGAGAAAAATTTTATGGAGCTGCCTGGCGATTGCCCTGGCGATTCTGGGCCTCTTAGGTTTAAAAACATACATTGATTATCAGAGCGGCGACCATGTCAGTGGTGATAAGGTTTTAAACTTCTATAACTGGGGTGATTACATTGACCCGGACCTGTTGACCAAGTTCACTAAGGAAACTGGTTATCAGGTGAGTTATAAGACCTTTGATTCCAACGAGGCCATGTATACCAAGATTAAGCAGGGTGGTACTTCCTATGATTTGACGGTGCCCTCGGATTACACGGTTCAAAAGATGGCCCAGGAAGGTTTATTGGAACCCTTGGACCACAAACGTCTGACCGGTCTTGGCAATTATGACCGCCAGTTTATGAACCTGAGCTTTGACCGGGGCAACCGCTATTCGGTCCCTTATTTTTGGGGGACCCTGGGTATCCTGTATAATAGCAAGAAATACAGTGCTCAGGATGTGGCTCACTGGGATGATCTCTGGCAGCCAAAGTTCAAACAGCAACTGATGCTGGTCGATTCCGCCCGGGACGTGCTCGGCTTTACCCTGATTTCTCAAGGTAAGTCGGTCAATGACCAGTCAGATGCTGACCTGGCTGCCGCCCAAGGTAAGCTGACCTCTCTGATGCCAAACGTTAAGGCCATTGTGGCTGACGAACTTAAAATGTACATGGCCCAGGGCGAGGCCAACGTGGGCGTGACCTATTCTGGCGAAGCCGCCCAGGCCATGCAAAACAATCCCGACCTGCGCTACCTAGTGCCCAGTGAGGGTTCTAATGAATGGTTTGATAATTTAGTCATTCCTAAGAATGCCAAGCACAAGGATGCGGCCTACGCCTTCATTAACTTTATGAGTAAGCCGGAAAACGCAGCGCAGAACGCCAAGTACATTGGCTATGCCACGCCAAATAAGAAGGCTTACGATTTGTTGCCGGCGGCGACCCGTAATGACCAGGCCTTCTATCCTAAGCAAGCCACACTGGACCGGCTCCAAGTTTATGACAGTTTTAACCAAACTTGGACTGAAAAATATAACGACGCCTTTTTGGCCTTTAAGATGAGTCGGCCTTAA